The genomic stretch ATTTCGAGCGTATGTAAAGGCTGCACATTTACACCATCAAAAACCAATTCCTCACGCTCATGTTCAATAAAAACTTTAAGTGCATCAGGTGTAATTTCAGGGTGAAATTGGAAGCCCAATACGTTTGTTCCAATTTGAAAAAGTTGGTTTGAACAAACCGCATTTTCGGCCAGTCGAACAGCGCCTTTGGGGATATCAAAAGTCTCACTATGCCACTGCATAATATTTATTTCACTCGATAAACTAAAATAACCTTTTGGAACATAAGCACTTGGATAAACCGTTGTCCAACCCAACTCTTGTTCAGCATTTCGTTGAACATTTGCACCCAATGAATTTGCGATTAATTGCCCCCCTAAACATAAACCAATCGCAGGTTTAGATGCAGCCAAATAACGACGAATCCAACGCTTCTCCACCCTCAACCATGGAAAATTAACTTCATCATTTACACTCATCGCCCCACCCATAACAAGCAGTAAGTCGACATCATCGACACTCGGAAGCGCATCAACTTCTAATGCAAAATCAATAGGTAATGCAAAAAATTCCGTAGCGCTAATCTCAGCCCCCAAGGACTTGAGATATTCATAACAACTCCCAAAACCTTCCCCTGCAATATGAAGAAAATAATGTACTTTTAATTTTTTCATTATGTTTCACCCACTCTATTTTTAATTTCTTTTAATCTGCAAAAATAAAGCCAATCATTCTTTTATTTATCTTGGTTCACAATTTTTTGCTTTGCTCCTCTTCATTAATATGCTTTGCTTCAAACATAACTTAATTCATAAAATTTATGAGTATTCTTGTGAAAAGACATCCACAGACCAGCCTTATTCATGCAACACGCAAAGCACCACAATTTATCTCTACTGTGCAACCGCCGCTGTTCCGTGCTTCCACCATTATATTTAACAATACGGATGCACTGTTTAATCGACACTGGACAGATGATTATGATTATAGCTATGGCACACATGGCACACCAACCACCTATACACTGGCCGATCAAATTGCGCTAAATGAAGGAGGTGAGCATTGCCTGCTCGCACCAAGTGGTTTATCAGCTATCAACCTAGTGAATAGTTGCTGCTTGAGTCATGGTGATGAAGTTTGGGTAGCAGATAACATCTATGGTCCAAATATGGAGCATTTGCGCGATCTTCAAAAGCGTTATGGCATTGTGGTCAAAGTTTATGATGGCTTAGATGCACAAAGCTTTCAGCCCTCAAAGCAAGCAAAGCTGCTTTGGCTTGAAGCGGCAGGCTCAGTTAGCTTAGAGTTCCCTGACCTAAAAGGACTCATTAAAAAAGCCAAACAAGCGGGTGTATGCATTGCACTCGACAATACCTGGGGTGCAGGACTTGCCTTTAACCCTTTTGACCTCAGCGATGAGCACTTAGCCGTCGATATTAGCGTCCACGCACTCACCAAATATCCAAGTGGTGGTGGTGATATCTTAATGGGTGCGATTATTACTCAAGATAAAGTCCTACACCATCGCTTACTACGCATGCACGCCCTACAAGGCATTGCCGTTTCAGCTGATGATACTGCGCAAGTTCAACGCAGTCTGAGCTCTATGGCATTACGCTATGCACAACATGCGAAAAGTACGCAAACCGTTTTGGACTGGCTGATTCATCAGCCTGCTTTCTCTCAAGTTTTACACCCTGCATACCCACAGAGCGCTGGACATCAATATTGGCTGGAAATCTGTCAAACTGGCTTGAGTGCTGGACTGGTCAGTGTAGTGTTTAAACCAGAATTCGACATGCAGGCTGTTCGTGCTTTCTGCGACCATCT from Acinetobacter pullicarnis encodes the following:
- a CDS encoding type 1 glutamine amidotransferase, with the protein product MMKKLKVHYFLHIAGEGFGSCYEYLKSLGAEISATEFFALPIDFALEVDALPSVDDVDLLLVMGGAMSVNDEVNFPWLRVEKRWIRRYLAASKPAIGLCLGGQLIANSLGANVQRNAEQELGWTTVYPSAYVPKGYFSLSSEINIMQWHSETFDIPKGAVRLAENAVCSNQLFQIGTNVLGFQFHPEITPDALKVFIEHEREELVFDGVNVQPLHTLEMTRKSDFIIGNQLLNQAIDYVLKH
- a CDS encoding PLP-dependent transferase, whose translation is MKRHPQTSLIHATRKAPQFISTVQPPLFRASTIIFNNTDALFNRHWTDDYDYSYGTHGTPTTYTLADQIALNEGGEHCLLAPSGLSAINLVNSCCLSHGDEVWVADNIYGPNMEHLRDLQKRYGIVVKVYDGLDAQSFQPSKQAKLLWLEAAGSVSLEFPDLKGLIKKAKQAGVCIALDNTWGAGLAFNPFDLSDEHLAVDISVHALTKYPSGGGDILMGAIITQDKVLHHRLLRMHALQGIAVSADDTAQVQRSLSSMALRYAQHAKSTQTVLDWLIHQPAFSQVLHPAYPQSAGHQYWLEICQTGLSAGLVSVVFKPEFDMQAVRAFCDHLQLFKLGFSWGGPLSLVMLYQIEDMRHLAHPHLNAGILVRFCIGLEHPEDLIQDIAQALKRMNSP